In Ktedonobacterales bacterium, a single window of DNA contains:
- a CDS encoding HAD family hydrolase, translated as MSDTSPQPPVQAILFDYGDTLAHFGPVQDALLTAYEQIREKLIEAGKPILNGALSVPAAHILLEGVSERFWQILNRSYEEERIEELDAGLLFRSSLAALGINVDDMLLEEIILAEEEVGYALRERAPEAQEVVAGLRARGLKLGLVSNYCSLPSVVRRHARESELLQLVDESIFSCELGLRKPHPRIYQTVLERLNVPAEAAVFVGDRLREDVLGPKALGMRAVLTHQFRQEDPARALVAPDAVIARLAELPTVLEGWR; from the coding sequence ATGAGCGATACATCCCCCCAGCCTCCGGTGCAGGCTATCCTCTTTGATTACGGTGATACGCTGGCCCACTTTGGCCCGGTCCAGGACGCCTTGCTGACCGCCTATGAGCAGATTCGAGAAAAACTGATCGAGGCAGGCAAGCCGATCCTGAACGGCGCGCTGAGCGTCCCTGCCGCGCATATCCTGCTAGAAGGCGTCAGCGAACGCTTCTGGCAAATCCTCAACCGCTCCTATGAAGAGGAGCGCATCGAGGAACTGGACGCTGGCCTGCTCTTTCGCAGCAGCCTGGCGGCGCTGGGCATCAACGTTGATGATATGCTGCTGGAAGAGATCATTCTAGCGGAGGAAGAAGTCGGCTACGCGCTGCGCGAGCGCGCCCCCGAAGCGCAAGAGGTCGTGGCCGGGCTGCGGGCGCGTGGGTTGAAGCTGGGGCTGGTCTCGAACTATTGCTCGCTGCCCAGCGTCGTGCGCCGCCATGCCAGGGAATCGGAACTGCTGCAACTGGTAGATGAATCCATCTTCTCCTGCGAGTTGGGGCTGCGCAAGCCGCACCCGCGCATCTATCAGACGGTGCTGGAGCGCCTGAACGTGCCAGCGGAGGCAGCGGTCTTTGTGGGTGATCGGCTGCGCGAGGATGTTCTGGGGCCAAAGGCGCTGGGCATGCGCGCCGTCCTGACGCATCAATTCCGCCAGGAAGACCCGGCCCGGGCGCTGGTTGCTCCCGACGCGGTCATCGCGCGCCTGGCCGAACTCCCCACTGTGTTGGAGGGCTGGCGCTGA
- a CDS encoding methionyl-tRNA formyltransferase produces MSLPSIPPMRIIYFTSQGSEATNAVVSLLEQLGQRVLLVVTTPGPAARRTDAYKELVANIRSDLDVLVTSHMRQLPALLKGLEPDLIFVTGFPWRLPPDLLALPRLGSVNTHPALLPRYRGPNPVFWHFMNGETQGGLTMHRMDAEFDTGPILAQRAFEITPDDDLDSFFVKLFTAGGEMIVEALTKVAASDPGTPQPTEGASYAPLPTDTERWLDWSRSAAQLRNQIRAWGQEGAKATVEGQTLVARRARVVSLSPALELAQPGKLLEESPEGILIRAGQDALLIEDYEAVK; encoded by the coding sequence ATGTCGCTGCCATCCATTCCACCGATGCGCATCATCTATTTCACCAGCCAGGGATCAGAAGCGACCAACGCCGTCGTGAGCTTGCTGGAACAGCTTGGGCAGCGCGTGCTGCTGGTAGTCACTACACCTGGCCCCGCTGCCCGGCGGACCGACGCCTATAAAGAGTTGGTCGCCAACATCCGCAGCGACCTGGATGTGCTGGTGACAAGCCATATGCGCCAGCTACCCGCGCTGCTGAAGGGGCTGGAGCCTGATCTGATCTTCGTGACCGGCTTCCCCTGGCGGCTGCCCCCGGACCTGCTGGCGCTGCCCCGCCTGGGCAGCGTGAACACGCATCCGGCGCTGCTGCCGCGCTATCGCGGCCCCAATCCGGTCTTCTGGCACTTCATGAACGGCGAAACCCAGGGCGGCCTGACCATGCACCGCATGGACGCCGAGTTCGATACCGGCCCCATTCTGGCGCAGCGGGCCTTCGAGATTACGCCGGATGATGATTTAGATAGCTTCTTTGTCAAACTCTTCACGGCGGGAGGCGAGATGATCGTGGAGGCGCTGACCAAAGTGGCCGCTAGCGACCCCGGCACGCCGCAGCCCACCGAAGGGGCGAGCTACGCGCCTCTTCCCACCGACACCGAACGCTGGCTGGATTGGAGCCGCAGCGCCGCGCAGCTTCGCAACCAGATTCGCGCCTGGGGTCAGGAGGGCGCAAAAGCGACTGTCGAAGGGCAAACGCTGGTGGCGCGGCGCGCCCGCGTGGTCAGCCTTTCGCCCGCGCTGGAACTGGCGCAGCCGGGCAAGCTGCTGGAAGAATCGCCGGAGGGCATCCTGATACGAGCCGGGCAAGATGCCCTGCTGATCGAAGACTACGAGGCGGTTAAATAG